The proteins below come from a single Chelmon rostratus isolate fCheRos1 chromosome 10, fCheRos1.pri, whole genome shotgun sequence genomic window:
- the fkbpl gene encoding FK506-binding protein-like isoform X1 — MSDWCMRDGWMDQTLETLHSNGDHDGIDIMSWVSVCPRGLWKVQQKRTGHGSQQTVYNSGDDAACSSSYCPRLGSLCRVRVRLKADMDEAESLVSEKGNEKLSVQPDQSVPEVTEEVAAAFPRCQDSVLQVPLGDWTTLRLGEGQCDITEACVEGMRAGEKREILISPLGIGPDVSVPQSAEENLPLCATVELKAFTPGKESWEMCPGEKWEWVKLHKERGGGRFRSGDVWGAADSYSRALKLLITLYSHMREVKKKGEEQEAEEQRDIKTGDTTQHLPSATEFKTTKAELHSNLSLCQLKLNQPEQAKANATKATQLEPGGAKAWYRLGQACQMVNELEEAKQAFRKLLEIQPESPAALKALKNVASREKEKNIQLGLRLSKMFS, encoded by the exons ATGTCAGACTGGTGTATGAG ggatggatggatggatcaaacTTTAGAAACGCTGCATAGTAACGGTGATCATGATGGCATTGACATCATGTCCTGGGTCTCAGTGTGTCCCAGAGGCCTCTGGAAAGTCCAGCAAAAACGAACAGGCCATGGGAGTCAACAGACTGTTTATAATTCTGGAGATGATGCTG CATGTTCATCCAGTTACTGTCCAAGGTTGGGTTCACTGTGTCGAGTCCGAGTGCGACTCAAAGCTGACATGGACGAAGCAGAGAGTTTAGTGTCTGAAAAGGGAAATGAGAAGCTGTCGGTTCAACCAGACCAGTCAGTCCCTGAGGTTACGGAGGAGGTGGCCGCAGCCTTCCCAAGATGTCAGGACTCTGTACTGCAGGTCCCGCTGGGTGACTGGACGACGCTGAGGCTAGGGGAGggtcagtgtgacatcacagaagCATGTGTGGAGGGGATGAGAGCGGGAGAGAAACGTGAG ATTCTGATTTCTCCACTGGGAATTGGACCAGATGTTTCTGTTCCCCAGTCAGCTGAGGAAAACCTGCCTTTGTGTGCCACAGTTGAACTCAAAGCTTTCACACCAGGCAAGGAATCCTGGGAGATGTGTCCGGGTGAAAAGTGGGAGTGGGTGAAGTTGCACaaagagaggggtggagggagatTCAGAAGTGGGGATGTGTGGGGAGCAGCAGACAGCTACAGTCGGGCCCTCAAACTTCTTATCACTCTCTATAGCCACATGagagaggtgaagaaaaaaggagaagagcaagaagcagaggagcagagagacataAAAACTGGTGATACAACACAGCACCTGCCTTCAGCTACTGAATTCAAAACCACCAAAGCAGAGCTCCACTCAAACCTGTCCTTGTGCCAGCTCAAACTGAACCAACCAGAGCAGGCTAAGGCCAATGCAACTAAAGCTACTCAGCTGGAACCTGGCGGGGCTAAAGCCTGGTACAGGCTGGGCCAAGCTTGCCAGATGGTGAatgagctggaggaggccaaGCAGGCATTTAGGAAACTGCTGGAGATACAGCCAGAATCACCTGCGGCTTTGAAGGCACTTAAAAACGTAGCaagtagagagaaagagaaaaacatacagTTGGGACTGAGACTCAGCAAAATGTTCAGCTGA
- the fkbpl gene encoding FK506-binding protein-like isoform X2 has protein sequence MDQTLETLHSNGDHDGIDIMSWVSVCPRGLWKVQQKRTGHGSQQTVYNSGDDAACSSSYCPRLGSLCRVRVRLKADMDEAESLVSEKGNEKLSVQPDQSVPEVTEEVAAAFPRCQDSVLQVPLGDWTTLRLGEGQCDITEACVEGMRAGEKREILISPLGIGPDVSVPQSAEENLPLCATVELKAFTPGKESWEMCPGEKWEWVKLHKERGGGRFRSGDVWGAADSYSRALKLLITLYSHMREVKKKGEEQEAEEQRDIKTGDTTQHLPSATEFKTTKAELHSNLSLCQLKLNQPEQAKANATKATQLEPGGAKAWYRLGQACQMVNELEEAKQAFRKLLEIQPESPAALKALKNVASREKEKNIQLGLRLSKMFS, from the exons atggatcaaacTTTAGAAACGCTGCATAGTAACGGTGATCATGATGGCATTGACATCATGTCCTGGGTCTCAGTGTGTCCCAGAGGCCTCTGGAAAGTCCAGCAAAAACGAACAGGCCATGGGAGTCAACAGACTGTTTATAATTCTGGAGATGATGCTG CATGTTCATCCAGTTACTGTCCAAGGTTGGGTTCACTGTGTCGAGTCCGAGTGCGACTCAAAGCTGACATGGACGAAGCAGAGAGTTTAGTGTCTGAAAAGGGAAATGAGAAGCTGTCGGTTCAACCAGACCAGTCAGTCCCTGAGGTTACGGAGGAGGTGGCCGCAGCCTTCCCAAGATGTCAGGACTCTGTACTGCAGGTCCCGCTGGGTGACTGGACGACGCTGAGGCTAGGGGAGggtcagtgtgacatcacagaagCATGTGTGGAGGGGATGAGAGCGGGAGAGAAACGTGAG ATTCTGATTTCTCCACTGGGAATTGGACCAGATGTTTCTGTTCCCCAGTCAGCTGAGGAAAACCTGCCTTTGTGTGCCACAGTTGAACTCAAAGCTTTCACACCAGGCAAGGAATCCTGGGAGATGTGTCCGGGTGAAAAGTGGGAGTGGGTGAAGTTGCACaaagagaggggtggagggagatTCAGAAGTGGGGATGTGTGGGGAGCAGCAGACAGCTACAGTCGGGCCCTCAAACTTCTTATCACTCTCTATAGCCACATGagagaggtgaagaaaaaaggagaagagcaagaagcagaggagcagagagacataAAAACTGGTGATACAACACAGCACCTGCCTTCAGCTACTGAATTCAAAACCACCAAAGCAGAGCTCCACTCAAACCTGTCCTTGTGCCAGCTCAAACTGAACCAACCAGAGCAGGCTAAGGCCAATGCAACTAAAGCTACTCAGCTGGAACCTGGCGGGGCTAAAGCCTGGTACAGGCTGGGCCAAGCTTGCCAGATGGTGAatgagctggaggaggccaaGCAGGCATTTAGGAAACTGCTGGAGATACAGCCAGAATCACCTGCGGCTTTGAAGGCACTTAAAAACGTAGCaagtagagagaaagagaaaaacatacagTTGGGACTGAGACTCAGCAAAATGTTCAGCTGA
- the LOC121612358 gene encoding 3-beta-hydroxysteroid-Delta(8),Delta(7)-isomerase, with translation MDATSATGIIHPYWPRDLFIPTYVANNRSMSEIVAFLFSVSGMFLLVTWLITGRTSATGRLGTWRRLAVCWFAVCGFIHGVIEAWFSLYYDIIPGDQSFLSQLWKEYSKGDSRYIIADNFTVCMETVTALLWGPFSFWAVFAFLTNKPYRFVLQLIISLGQLYGVVLYFFTEHRDGYVHSELGHPIYFWFYFVFMNVLWVVIPLALVVDAWRQLSAAQAHTDNTKSNKSKRK, from the exons ATGGATGCCACATCAGCAACTGGGATTATTCATCCCTACTGGCCACGGGACCTTTTTATTCCCACCTATGTCGCCAATAACCGATCTATGTCAGAGATTGTGgccttcctgttttctgtgtctggcATGTTTCTGCTTGTGACCTGGCTGATCACCGGCCGCACAAGCGCCACCGGCAGGCTGGGGACATGGAGGCGTCTGGCTGTGTGCTGGTTTGCTGTTTGTGGTTTCATTCATGGCGTCATTGAGGCCTGGTTCTCTCTGTATTATGATATTATTCCAGGAGACCAGAGCTTTCTGTCACAGCTCT GGAAGGAATACTCCAAAGGAGACAGTAGATATATCAT AGCGGATAATTTCACTGTCTGCATGGAGACTGTGACTGCATTGTTATGGGGACCTTTCAGCTTTTGGGCTGTGTTTGCCTTCTTAACCAATAAGCCCTACAGATTTGTTCTGCAACTCATCATTTCGTTAG GTCAGCTCTATGGAGTAGTGCTTTACTTCTTCACAGAGCACAGAGATGGTTATGTTCACAGTGAGTTGGGACACCCAATCTACTTCTGGTTCTACTTTGTCTTCATGAATGTTCTGTGGGTCGTCATCCCGCTGGCGCTCGTAGTGGATGCATGGAGACAGCTATCAGCAGCCCaggcacacactgacaacacaaagtcaaacaagTCTAAGAGGAAATGA